DNA sequence from the Acidothermus cellulolyticus 11B genome:
CTCCTTACGACGCCGCGCGCGATAGCCGGCGATATCAAGAATGAGGCGACTTCTTACCCCGGTCCGCCTGGCTACTGCGATGCGCGTAAGTTCCTGCAATGCGTCAAGGACGGTGCCGCCCCGCCCGATGAGCTGACGCAAGTCCGAGCCGACGATCGACACCATGGCCCGGTCACCTTCAACGGCCATATCGATGTCGCCGTCGGCGTCCAGGATGTCGAGAAATCCTTCGAGATAGTCGGCGGCGAATTCGCCTTCCTGTTCCAGCTGGCTCAACCGCCGGTTGTCCGAGAGCGCCTCCCCCTCGTGAGCTGCGCCGCCTCCCGCAGACTGTTCACCGGTTGCGTCGTCCGTCGGTTCCACGACGTGGTTGTCCTGCATAGCGCCTCCTATCGTCTGCGCTCTCCAGTCAGCCGTCGCACGGCTACTAGCGCGCACTGCC
Encoded proteins:
- a CDS encoding protein jag; its protein translation is MQDNHVVEPTDDATGEQSAGGGAAHEGEALSDNRRLSQLEQEGEFAADYLEGFLDILDADGDIDMAVEGDRAMVSIVGSDLRQLIGRGGTVLDALQELTRIAVARRTGVRSRLILDIAGYRARRRKEIAETAREAVARVQETGQPVRLQPMTAYERKIVHDVVAAAGLRSESEGTEPDRRVVVYPTEIDGVTLVDDPYL